A DNA window from Halarsenatibacter silvermanii contains the following coding sequences:
- the dcd gene encoding dCTP deaminase — protein sequence MILSDKTLKEMIDKDVLQIEPLTEGQLQPASVDLRLGKNFLKIDENMMEAMSLKEKPDYTEMNRSEIVIPPHSFLLASTREKISLPDDLTAFVEGRSSIGRMGLFIQNAGWVDPGFSGQLTLELFNANRLPIKLYAGRRICQLVFSRMDQKAESPYCGKYQNQQRAVGSLACQDSEIASGSAD from the coding sequence ATGATACTCTCCGATAAAACCCTCAAAGAGATGATAGATAAAGATGTTTTGCAGATTGAACCCCTTACTGAGGGGCAGCTGCAGCCGGCTTCAGTCGATCTGCGGCTGGGGAAAAATTTTCTTAAGATAGATGAGAATATGATGGAAGCGATGTCGCTCAAAGAAAAACCGGATTACACTGAGATGAACCGTTCGGAGATAGTAATTCCTCCCCATTCTTTTTTGCTGGCCAGCACACGGGAAAAAATTTCTCTTCCCGATGATCTGACCGCTTTTGTGGAAGGTCGCAGTTCAATTGGCAGAATGGGCCTTTTTATTCAGAATGCCGGCTGGGTGGATCCCGGTTTTTCCGGCCAGCTGACGCTTGAACTTTTCAATGCCAACAGGCTGCCGATAAAACTTTATGCGGGCAGGCGAATCTGCCAGCTGGTTTTTTCGAGAATGGACCAAAAGGCCGAGTCTCCTTACTGCGGCAAATACCAAAATCAACAGCGGGCAGTCGGCAGTCTGGCATGCCAGGACAGCGAGATAGCCTCCGGATCCGCTGATTGA